A window from Aerococcus sp. Group 1 encodes these proteins:
- the hisS gene encoding histidine--tRNA ligase: MIQKPKGTVDILPGQVEIWQAIEKTARDIMAKYRFNEIRTPMFESYDLFARGVGETTDVVTKEMYDFYDKGDRHIALKPEGTAPIVRAFIENKLYGPEHIKPYKVYYISPMFRYERPQGGRQRQFHQLGVEVFDGKTALSDVETIALAWEILESLGVKDLKLVINSLGDNEARLNYREALINYLKPFEEELSEDSKTRLYQNPLRVLDSKDPKDKEIVKDAPNILDYLSEASKERFEQVQSLLASLNIPYQIDSNMVRGLDYYQDTIFEIMTNSEVFGAETTICGGGSYSGLVKELSEGREDVPGFGFAIGMERLILLLEAQKSDLAVENPLDIYMVTIGQSVVSQALQIVQALRRQGLNVEFDLNQRKPKKQFRDADRHGAAYTLTLGESELAEKNINVKNMTSGQERHFAIDDVIEHFDQVKEAMKEGND, encoded by the coding sequence ATGATTCAAAAACCTAAAGGGACTGTGGATATTTTACCGGGTCAAGTTGAAATTTGGCAAGCAATTGAAAAAACAGCCCGAGATATTATGGCTAAATATCGCTTTAATGAAATTCGCACGCCCATGTTTGAATCTTATGATCTTTTTGCTCGTGGTGTAGGAGAAACAACCGACGTCGTCACTAAAGAAATGTATGATTTCTATGATAAAGGTGACCGTCATATTGCTTTGAAACCTGAAGGGACAGCACCCATTGTGCGGGCCTTTATTGAAAATAAACTGTATGGCCCTGAACACATTAAGCCTTATAAGGTCTATTACATTAGTCCCATGTTTCGTTATGAGCGTCCCCAAGGTGGCCGGCAACGTCAATTTCATCAGCTAGGGGTTGAGGTTTTTGATGGGAAAACCGCCCTTAGTGATGTGGAAACCATTGCTCTAGCTTGGGAAATTCTTGAAAGTCTTGGAGTTAAAGACTTGAAATTAGTGATTAATTCCTTAGGCGATAATGAAGCCCGTTTAAACTACCGTGAAGCCTTAATTAATTACTTAAAACCTTTTGAAGAGGAATTGAGCGAAGATTCTAAGACTCGTCTTTATCAAAATCCTTTGCGCGTGCTTGATAGTAAGGACCCCAAGGATAAGGAAATTGTTAAAGATGCGCCCAACATTCTTGATTATTTATCAGAAGCTTCTAAAGAACGTTTTGAACAAGTCCAAAGCTTATTAGCATCCCTTAATATTCCTTATCAAATTGACTCTAATATGGTTCGCGGTCTCGATTATTACCAAGATACTATTTTTGAAATTATGACTAATAGTGAAGTCTTTGGCGCGGAAACTACCATTTGTGGTGGGGGTTCATATTCCGGACTAGTGAAAGAACTTTCCGAAGGTCGTGAAGATGTGCCGGGATTCGGTTTTGCGATTGGGATGGAACGCTTGATTTTATTACTGGAAGCACAAAAATCAGATTTAGCAGTTGAAAATCCTCTCGATATCTATATGGTTACCATTGGGCAAAGCGTTGTGAGTCAAGCTTTACAAATTGTTCAAGCCTTAAGACGTCAAGGCTTAAATGTAGAATTTGACCTCAACCAACGTAAGCCTAAGAAACAATTCCGTGATGCAGACCGCCATGGTGCCGCCTATACATTAACCTTGGGCGAAAGCGAACTAGCGGAAAAAAATATTAATGTGAAGAATATGACTTCTGGTCAAGAGCGTCATTTCGCTATTGATGATGTGATTGAACACTTTGACCAGGTAAAAGAAGCAATGAAAGAAGGAAATGATTAA
- a CDS encoding BMP family protein has protein sequence MFGKRVKTLVIGALAGLALAGCQGQNAGTSGSSTSDKSASDEYRIAMVTDGNGIDDRSFNQSAWEGMEKWAKDHGFSENARSFYQSHSEADFIPNLSTATADNYNIVFCIGSFMVEPIQKIAENNPDQHYGLVDGQVDLPNVVSLSFKDNESAYLAGVAAAKSTKKDKVGFIGGMKIPGIERFEAGFKQGVKDTKPEVEVDVQYADSFGDAARGQQISSSMYQNGIDIIFTAAGQTGNGAFTETRNRLENGEKGLWIIGCDRDQSSEGEWSQGNFTLASTLKLIGTTIAKVTDQSMSGDFPGGQSQFNGVKEGAVDLVDTNLDDEAKAAVNEAREGIKSDKITVPEKLADLK, from the coding sequence ATGTTCGGGAAAAGAGTTAAAACTTTAGTTATTGGTGCTTTAGCAGGTTTAGCGCTTGCTGGATGTCAAGGTCAAAATGCCGGTACCAGTGGATCTTCTACTAGTGACAAATCAGCTAGTGATGAATATCGTATTGCCATGGTTACTGATGGAAATGGGATAGATGACCGCTCCTTCAACCAGTCAGCTTGGGAAGGAATGGAGAAATGGGCCAAGGATCATGGCTTTTCTGAAAATGCACGTTCATTTTATCAATCACATTCAGAAGCAGATTTCATTCCTAACTTATCGACTGCAACAGCTGATAATTATAATATCGTATTTTGTATTGGATCTTTTATGGTTGAGCCTATTCAAAAAATAGCAGAAAACAATCCTGACCAACACTACGGCTTAGTCGATGGACAAGTTGACCTGCCTAATGTGGTTTCCTTATCCTTTAAAGATAACGAATCGGCTTATTTAGCTGGTGTCGCCGCTGCAAAATCAACTAAGAAAGATAAAGTTGGATTTATTGGCGGTATGAAAATTCCAGGCATTGAACGCTTTGAAGCTGGTTTTAAACAAGGGGTAAAGGATACTAAGCCTGAAGTTGAAGTTGACGTCCAATATGCGGATTCCTTTGGGGATGCTGCCCGTGGTCAACAAATTTCTTCTTCAATGTATCAAAACGGCATTGATATTATCTTTACAGCTGCAGGACAAACCGGGAATGGTGCCTTTACTGAAACCCGCAATCGCTTGGAAAATGGGGAAAAGGGCCTTTGGATTATTGGTTGTGACCGTGACCAATCGAGTGAAGGAGAATGGTCTCAAGGTAACTTTACCCTTGCTTCTACCTTAAAACTCATCGGCACGACTATCGCAAAAGTTACTGACCAATCCATGTCAGGAGACTTCCCTGGTGGGCAAAGTCAATTTAATGGTGTTAAAGAAGGTGCAGTTGACTTAGTGGATACTAACTTAGATGATGAAGCTAAGGCAGCCGTTAATGAAGCGCGTGAGGGCATCAAGAGCGATAAAATTACCGTACCTGAAAAGCTTGCTGATTTAAAATAG
- the sppA gene encoding signal peptide peptidase SppA, whose protein sequence is MKEDNKVKALLLEVDSPGGAVYESVELYRALKDLKESRQIPIYVSMKSMAASGGYMISMAADKIFADTETTTGSIGVILSTFNISKLLEEHGIKPEVFKSGDHKDLLSMYRDPSDEDREIINNILKESYDRFVKIVAEGRGMNEDEVRKLADGRIYSGQQALDKHLIDAIGYRQDALAALKADHDLEGSRVYLVSTDDDQQQFSSLIRRFSQAIPLSKLWKADTPANEIEAVKELTDQAPRPYYLYGGE, encoded by the coding sequence ATAAAAGAAGATAATAAAGTTAAAGCTTTACTTCTAGAAGTTGATTCCCCAGGTGGAGCCGTTTACGAGAGTGTTGAGCTCTACCGAGCTTTAAAGGACTTGAAGGAAAGTCGCCAAATTCCTATCTACGTCAGCATGAAATCCATGGCAGCTAGCGGGGGATATATGATTTCAATGGCTGCAGATAAGATCTTTGCTGATACTGAAACGACTACTGGGTCAATTGGTGTCATTCTTTCCACTTTTAATATCAGTAAATTACTAGAGGAACATGGTATTAAACCTGAAGTCTTTAAATCGGGAGACCATAAGGACCTATTATCGATGTATAGAGACCCTAGTGATGAAGATCGGGAAATTATCAATAATATTTTAAAAGAATCCTATGATCGCTTTGTAAAAATTGTGGCCGAGGGCCGGGGAATGAATGAAGATGAAGTCCGTAAATTAGCTGACGGGCGCATTTATTCAGGCCAACAAGCCTTGGATAAGCACTTGATTGATGCCATTGGTTATCGTCAAGATGCTTTAGCGGCCTTAAAGGCTGACCACGATTTAGAGGGTAGCCGGGTTTACTTAGTAAGTACTGATGATGACCAACAACAATTTAGCAGTTTAATTCGTCGCTTTAGCCAAGCTATTCCTTTGAGTAAGTTATGGAAAGCAGATACACCAGCTAATGAAATTGAAGCGGTTAAGGAATTAACAGATCAAGCTCCACGTCCATATTATCTCTACGGAGGTGAATAA
- a CDS encoding 2-keto-3-deoxygluconate permease: MYDFMKKVPGGLLLVPMLISALFCTFAPGIFEIGGATQAIFTADGLNYIIGFACLCSGASIDLSHLSVVLRKEGVLILVKVIINIVLGLLFIQFFDMDGVWGISAIAYIAAIASTNPSLFLALEGDYGTKDDISAFGLVGLLCTPAYPMLVFSISQTTAINWTPIISTIIPVIVGAVLGNLDPKMRDYLAPGAAITLPFMGFAFGANINLIDAIKAGPQGVLLTILFYIPMVLIMVLVERYLLKEDGVTSLAMSSIAGMSVSVPAIIGSLIPSYQEFVASATAQIAFGVVISSIITPIIARKLYRPKETDQTTLA, encoded by the coding sequence ATGTACGATTTTATGAAGAAAGTTCCTGGTGGTCTCTTACTAGTCCCTATGCTTATATCAGCATTATTTTGCACCTTTGCCCCCGGTATTTTTGAAATTGGTGGGGCTACGCAAGCTATCTTTACTGCCGATGGTTTGAATTACATTATCGGATTTGCTTGCCTTTGCTCGGGAGCTTCTATTGATCTCTCCCATTTAAGTGTGGTCTTAAGAAAAGAAGGCGTCCTTATCCTAGTAAAGGTCATCATTAATATTGTTTTAGGCCTTTTGTTTATTCAATTCTTTGACATGGATGGGGTTTGGGGAATATCAGCCATTGCTTATATTGCTGCTATCGCTTCCACCAATCCTTCTTTATTCTTAGCCTTGGAAGGTGACTATGGGACTAAGGATGACATCAGTGCCTTTGGATTAGTTGGCTTGTTATGTACCCCAGCTTACCCTATGTTAGTTTTTAGTATTTCTCAAACCACTGCCATCAATTGGACACCAATTATCTCAACCATTATCCCCGTCATCGTTGGAGCGGTACTAGGCAATTTAGACCCTAAAATGCGGGATTATCTAGCACCAGGAGCAGCAATTACCCTCCCCTTCATGGGCTTTGCTTTTGGGGCTAACATTAATTTAATCGACGCCATCAAAGCGGGGCCACAAGGGGTGCTCTTAACCATTCTCTTCTATATTCCTATGGTTCTTATCATGGTCTTAGTTGAACGTTACCTTTTAAAAGAAGATGGGGTCACCTCCTTAGCTATGTCTTCAATTGCTGGGATGTCTGTTTCCGTTCCTGCTATTATTGGTTCATTGATTCCAAGCTATCAAGAATTTGTCGCCTCGGCTACTGCTCAAATTGCTTTTGGGGTAGTTATCAGCTCGATTATTACTCCAATTATTGCCCGCAAACTTTATCGTCCTAAAGAAACGGATCAAACAACCTTAGCCTAA
- a CDS encoding PTS fructose transporter subunit IIC, protein MFKKLNLKGHLLTAISYLIPIVCGAGFLIAIGMALGGSSQESLIIGEFNFWDALATMGGAALGLLPVVISTGIAFSIAGKPGIAPGFIIGLTANAVGAGFIGGILGGYISGFLALFLIRSLKVPEWAKGLMPTLIIPLLTSLIGDLIMVYIIGGPVAWLTTWLTNFLNNLGSSSKLIFGGIIGLLSGIDYGGPVNKTVFAFVLTLQAEGINEPITALQLVNTATPIGFGLAHFIGKLFGKNIYSPVEVETLKSAVPMGFVNIVEGIIPIVMNDIVKGILATAVGGASGGAVALVMGADASVPFGGFLMLPTMTRPLAGLAALGVNILVTGLTYALIKEDFSKREVIEETDDEEEIDLDEITII, encoded by the coding sequence AGGACATTTATTGACAGCAATCTCTTATTTAATACCGATAGTCTGCGGAGCCGGTTTTCTCATCGCTATTGGTATGGCATTAGGAGGAAGTAGTCAAGAAAGCTTAATTATCGGGGAGTTTAATTTTTGGGATGCTCTAGCAACAATGGGAGGAGCAGCACTAGGACTTTTGCCGGTGGTTATTTCAACAGGAATCGCCTTTTCTATAGCAGGAAAACCCGGCATAGCTCCAGGATTTATTATTGGTTTAACAGCTAACGCAGTCGGTGCTGGTTTTATTGGCGGTATTTTAGGAGGGTATATCTCAGGGTTTTTAGCCCTCTTTTTAATACGGTCGCTAAAAGTACCGGAGTGGGCCAAAGGTCTAATGCCTACCTTAATTATTCCTCTATTAACTTCTTTAATCGGCGATCTAATTATGGTGTATATCATTGGAGGGCCAGTAGCCTGGTTAACAACCTGGTTGACGAATTTCTTAAATAATTTAGGATCTTCATCCAAACTAATTTTTGGAGGCATTATCGGCTTATTAAGTGGTATTGATTATGGTGGCCCTGTTAATAAAACCGTGTTTGCCTTCGTCCTAACCTTGCAAGCTGAAGGAATTAACGAACCAATTACGGCCTTACAGTTAGTCAATACAGCGACTCCTATTGGTTTTGGCCTAGCGCATTTTATAGGAAAATTATTTGGTAAAAATATTTATAGTCCGGTTGAAGTAGAAACATTGAAATCAGCTGTTCCCATGGGCTTCGTGAACATCGTGGAAGGCATTATCCCTATAGTCATGAACGATATTGTAAAGGGTATCCTTGCCACTGCTGTAGGTGGGGCATCTGGAGGAGCAGTTGCATTGGTCATGGGGGCTGATGCTAGCGTTCCATTCGGGGGCTTCTTAATGCTACCTACGATGACCCGCCCCTTAGCTGGACTAGCTGCCTTGGGAGTAAATATACTTGTTACCGGACTAACTTATGCATTAATCAAGGAAGATTTCAGTAAACGTGAGGTTATTGAAGAAACTGACGATGAAGAGGAAATTGACTTAGACGAAATAACGATTATCTAA
- a CDS encoding Fur family transcriptional regulator, with product MSEFVKNAMNQLNDLGYKYTQRRADMLAVFDQDINHFKSAKDVQQAMKKDHPNISFDTIYRNLRLFTDYDLLEENEIDGEMVFRQHCDPILGHHHHFVCNHCGKTVPVRLGDLSYYSQQLPGYEINGHSFQLFGLCPECLAESKRQS from the coding sequence ATGTCTGAATTTGTAAAAAATGCTATGAACCAATTAAATGATTTAGGCTATAAGTATACGCAAAGACGGGCGGATATGTTAGCGGTTTTTGACCAAGATATTAATCATTTTAAATCAGCCAAGGATGTCCAACAAGCCATGAAAAAGGACCATCCTAATATAAGTTTTGATACAATTTACAGGAATTTGCGCTTATTTACTGATTATGATCTATTAGAAGAAAATGAAATTGATGGGGAGATGGTATTCCGTCAACATTGTGATCCTATCTTAGGCCACCACCATCACTTCGTATGTAACCACTGCGGAAAAACCGTTCCCGTTCGTTTAGGTGATTTATCCTACTATAGCCAACAGCTTCCTGGCTATGAAATTAACGGGCATAGTTTTCAACTTTTTGGGCTCTGTCCTGAATGCTTAGCTGAAAGCAAAAGGCAGTCTTAA
- a CDS encoding pyruvate, water dikinase regulatory protein, with protein sequence MTEEKQIKDFYLLSDAVGQLTTDLLDSVMVQFPDVEINIKSFPFILHEDSLIPVLEAAKNNQAHVVVSFVKEDLHQTADRFCQDHGLFYYNVLHPIIELIGEESGTPSTQKPGQRHKLNDQYYKRIQALEFAVQNDDGRYPNRFEEADIVLLGISRTSKTPLSIYLAFQGYKVANLPLVPEAQLPEEIFKIESNKIIGLTNDINVLNKFRRERMRSYGVDESGLYSADDRIEKELAYANEVYERLQCPIINVADRSIEETATLILMFMNFKPQQK encoded by the coding sequence ATGACTGAAGAAAAACAAATTAAAGATTTTTATTTACTATCTGATGCAGTCGGCCAATTAACAACCGATCTCTTAGATAGTGTAATGGTACAGTTTCCTGATGTTGAAATCAATATAAAGAGCTTTCCTTTCATTCTTCATGAGGACTCGCTGATCCCTGTTCTGGAAGCAGCTAAAAACAATCAAGCCCATGTAGTAGTGAGCTTTGTTAAAGAAGACCTTCACCAAACCGCTGATCGCTTTTGTCAAGATCATGGGCTTTTTTATTATAACGTCCTTCATCCCATTATTGAACTGATTGGTGAAGAATCTGGTACTCCTTCTACCCAAAAGCCTGGACAGCGTCACAAATTAAATGACCAATACTATAAACGTATTCAAGCCCTTGAATTTGCGGTTCAAAATGATGATGGGCGTTACCCTAACCGTTTTGAGGAAGCAGATATCGTTCTATTAGGCATTTCGCGTACCAGTAAGACTCCCCTAAGTATCTATCTGGCCTTCCAAGGTTATAAGGTGGCTAATTTACCTTTAGTCCCAGAAGCACAATTACCTGAAGAAATTTTTAAAATTGAATCCAATAAAATAATCGGCCTCACCAATGATATTAATGTACTAAATAAATTTCGTCGTGAACGCATGCGTAGCTATGGGGTGGATGAATCAGGGCTTTATAGCGCCGATGACCGCATAGAAAAAGAACTAGCCTATGCCAATGAGGTATATGAGCGTCTGCAATGTCCTATTATCAATGTTGCCGACCGTAGCATTGAAGAAACAGCTACCCTCATTCTTATGTTCATGAACTTCAAGCCCCAACAAAAATAA
- the alsE gene encoding D-allulose 6-phosphate 3-epimerase, with amino-acid sequence MSEVKIAPSLMCMDLSKFNEQITFLNQNVDSYHVDIMDGHFVPNITLSPWFIEEVKKVSDVPISSHLMVNDMSFWVKKMINLNCDWICMHVERLNGLAFRLIDQIHDAGLKAGVVLNPETAIESIYPYIDLVDKVTIMTVDPGFAGQRFLPVALEKIKQLKELKEKYNYNYVIEVDGSCNEKTFKVIKESGTESFIVGNSGLFNLAGDIDEAWQSMVEKFEKETGCQIK; translated from the coding sequence ATGTCAGAAGTAAAAATTGCACCATCGTTAATGTGTATGGATTTAAGTAAATTTAATGAACAAATTACTTTTTTAAATCAAAATGTTGATTCGTACCATGTGGATATTATGGATGGCCATTTCGTACCTAATATTACTTTGTCGCCGTGGTTTATTGAAGAAGTGAAAAAAGTTAGTGACGTTCCGATTTCTAGTCATTTAATGGTTAATGATATGTCATTTTGGGTTAAAAAAATGATTAATTTAAACTGTGATTGGATCTGTATGCATGTTGAACGCTTAAATGGATTAGCCTTTCGTCTCATCGATCAAATTCATGATGCCGGTTTAAAGGCGGGTGTGGTTTTAAATCCAGAAACTGCTATTGAAAGTATCTATCCATATATTGATTTAGTTGATAAAGTGACCATAATGACAGTCGACCCTGGATTTGCCGGGCAGCGTTTTCTTCCTGTAGCTCTAGAAAAAATTAAACAATTAAAAGAGTTAAAAGAAAAGTATAATTATAATTATGTCATCGAAGTCGACGGGTCCTGTAATGAAAAAACATTTAAAGTGATCAAAGAATCAGGAACTGAAAGCTTTATTGTAGGCAATAGTGGCCTATTCAATTTAGCAGGAGATATCGATGAAGCCTGGCAAAGCATGGTTGAGAAATTTGAGAAAGAAACTGGCTGTCAAATTAAATAG
- a CDS encoding RDD family protein encodes MPRQVYGGFWQRLLAYCLDYLFIRALVSILLALASLFLSRDLLEQGDLVNFLAVNFIWVLYFTLSTYLLNGQSLGKFFCRLRVVKADESRLSLGTCLIREGLGKVILRQFPILALVIVFTPKRENFIDFFTDTRVLSLSQMDLINYPSPSKS; translated from the coding sequence TTGCCCCGCCAGGTTTATGGAGGCTTTTGGCAACGTTTATTGGCCTATTGCTTAGATTATCTATTTATTAGAGCCTTAGTAAGTATCCTTTTAGCACTTGCTAGTCTATTTTTAAGTAGAGACTTACTTGAACAAGGCGATTTAGTGAATTTCCTAGCGGTTAATTTTATCTGGGTTTTATACTTTACCTTGTCGACTTATCTCCTTAATGGACAAAGTTTAGGTAAATTTTTCTGTCGCTTAAGGGTTGTTAAGGCTGATGAAAGTCGCTTATCATTGGGAACCTGTCTGATACGTGAAGGTTTAGGGAAAGTCATCCTGCGCCAGTTTCCAATTTTAGCCCTAGTTATTGTTTTCACGCCTAAACGCGAAAACTTTATCGACTTTTTTACCGACACACGGGTGCTTTCGCTCAGCCAAATGGACTTAATTAATTATCCGAGTCCCTCCAAAAGTTAA
- the aspS gene encoding aspartate--tRNA ligase: MKRTNYCGLVSNEMIGQEVTLKGWVQRRRDLGGVIFVDMRDREGFVQVVFNEANLGDHFNRAEKLRSEYVIEVQGQVVARAEGEINPKIKNGDIEVMASDLTILNRAKTPPFPVEDTIDVNEDKRMQYRYIDLRRQRMQDNIRLRSQVTHAIRSFLDQDGFLDIETPYLSKSTPEGARDYLVPSRVHPGEFYALPQSPQLLKQLLMASGFDRYYQIVRCFRDEDLRGDRQPEFTQVDLETSFLSQEEIRDIVENMLKAVMKQVKGLDMTEDFPVISYDEAMSRYGSDKPDTRFGLELVDLSDIVDQYDFKVFNMAIENGGIVKGINIKGAADQYSRKDLDGLTPYTKPFGSKGIAWIKVTEDGLTGPIGKFFKEKPQPLMERMNAEAGDILVFSADQASVVNASLGEVRIKFGRELDLMDNNQFNFLWVVDWPLLEYNADEKRYTAMHHPFTMPNEEDLDRLESEPESVYSQAYDIVLNGYEIGGGSIRIHQKEVQLAMLKALGFSEEKANQQFGFLLDALDYGFPPHGGLAIGLDRLVMLIAGEDNIREVMAFPKNGRAVDVLTDAPSPVSDKQLDELNLEVTKIDLD, translated from the coding sequence ATGAAAAGAACAAATTATTGTGGCCTCGTTTCTAATGAAATGATCGGCCAAGAAGTGACCTTAAAAGGATGGGTACAACGTCGTCGTGACTTAGGTGGAGTTATCTTTGTTGATATGCGTGACCGCGAAGGCTTTGTCCAAGTAGTATTTAATGAAGCTAACCTAGGTGACCATTTTAACCGGGCAGAAAAACTACGTTCTGAATACGTTATTGAAGTTCAAGGCCAAGTTGTCGCTCGGGCAGAAGGGGAAATTAACCCAAAAATAAAAAATGGGGATATTGAAGTGATGGCCAGTGATTTGACCATTCTCAATCGTGCTAAAACACCACCGTTCCCAGTGGAAGATACTATCGATGTTAATGAAGATAAACGGATGCAATACCGTTATATCGACTTACGCCGTCAAAGAATGCAAGATAATATCCGTTTACGGTCTCAAGTGACCCACGCCATTCGTTCATTCTTAGACCAAGATGGCTTTTTAGATATTGAAACACCTTACTTATCAAAATCAACTCCAGAAGGGGCGCGTGACTATTTAGTTCCTTCCCGGGTTCATCCAGGTGAATTCTATGCCTTACCTCAATCCCCACAATTGTTAAAACAACTTTTAATGGCTAGTGGCTTTGACCGCTATTATCAAATTGTGCGTTGTTTTAGAGATGAGGACCTGCGTGGGGACCGCCAACCTGAATTTACCCAGGTCGACTTAGAAACCAGCTTCCTGAGCCAAGAAGAAATTCGGGATATCGTCGAAAACATGTTAAAAGCAGTCATGAAACAAGTTAAAGGCCTTGACATGACAGAAGATTTCCCAGTGATTTCTTATGATGAAGCCATGAGCCGCTATGGTTCTGATAAACCTGATACTCGCTTTGGCTTAGAATTGGTTGATTTATCAGATATCGTTGATCAATATGATTTTAAGGTCTTCAATATGGCCATTGAAAATGGGGGAATTGTTAAGGGAATTAACATTAAAGGAGCTGCTGATCAATACTCAAGAAAAGATCTTGATGGCTTGACTCCTTACACTAAGCCATTTGGATCAAAAGGGATCGCTTGGATTAAAGTGACTGAAGATGGGCTAACTGGACCAATTGGTAAATTCTTTAAAGAAAAACCACAGCCATTAATGGAACGGATGAACGCTGAAGCTGGCGATATTTTAGTCTTCTCTGCTGACCAAGCCTCGGTAGTTAATGCCTCATTAGGGGAAGTTCGCATAAAATTTGGTCGCGAATTAGACTTGATGGATAATAATCAATTTAATTTCCTCTGGGTAGTTGACTGGCCTTTATTAGAATATAATGCTGATGAAAAACGCTATACTGCCATGCACCACCCCTTCACTATGCCAAACGAAGAAGACCTTGACCGTTTAGAAAGCGAACCTGAATCTGTCTATTCCCAAGCCTATGATATTGTCTTGAATGGTTATGAAATTGGTGGGGGTTCGATCCGTATTCACCAAAAAGAGGTTCAATTAGCTATGCTAAAAGCTTTAGGTTTCTCAGAGGAAAAAGCTAACCAACAATTTGGATTCTTATTAGATGCTTTGGATTATGGTTTCCCTCCTCATGGTGGTTTAGCGATTGGCTTAGACCGCTTAGTGATGCTCATAGCCGGAGAAGACAATATCCGTGAAGTGATGGCTTTTCCTAAGAATGGTCGTGCGGTGGATGTGCTCACCGATGCTCCAAGTCCTGTTTCTGACAAGCAATTGGATGAACTTAATTTAGAAGTGACTAAAATTGACCTTGACTAA